The genomic region TCAGAAATACCCTGTCCCGTATCTTTTATTTCAATATCAACAGATTCCCCCCCATAGATACATTTCTTACGCCCGGTTTTTATACACTCCCCCTCATCTAATCCCATAAGCGGTAATACAGCAACCGGGTTAAGAGCGTTAGATTTGGCACTTATTGAAATTTGCCCCTGTTCATTTATAGCATCTGCCGCATTGCTTATAAGATTTAGAAACACCTGCTGAAGTTTCTGTTTGTCGGCCAAAACTGTTATATCCTCCGCAATATCAATAACTACGGATATTTTATTGAGTAACCGGTTTCTTATAAAAACAATTACCTCCTCCACCAATTCTTTAAGAGGGATCGGGTCTTGTGAAAAATCCTTGTCCCTTGAAAAGTCAAGCAGAGACCTTACTATGTTTCTGGCTCTTACCGTTTGTTCATCTATCTGACAGATGAGTTGTTTCTTATAATCCAGGTCTGTCTCTTCAATTTCCTCTGACAGTATCTGGCAGGAGGTTGATATGTTTGAAAGGGGATTGTTAAGCTCATGGGCAACTCCGGAAAGGAGGGTCCCAAGGGAGGCAAGTTTCTCGGAATGAATCAGATGCTGGTGTTTTAGTTCTATGTCCTGAAGCATTTTATTAAAGGTGTCTATTAAAGAAAGGATCTCGCCGTCGTTTGAATTAACATAGAGCTTTGTAAGTCCTCCCTCCGATATTATTTTCATGCTGTCCTCAAGTTGTTTCAGAGGTTTTACCACCATCTTTGAAATTATGTGCCCTATGGCCGCTAACATCAGAGTTATTGCTATTATTAAGGCGGCTATAAATACCCGGGCCTTTGCAAGAGTACGCTTATGATTGGTTTTTTCAATTATTGATATATTACCTGCAGCCGTCATTATGTTTTTACCAAGAGTCCTTATCTTATTTTCTAATGCATCACGCTCTGGAAATTTGGTATCTGCGATAAACAGACTGTAAAAGTTTTCACTTAACTTGTTGTACTGTCTGAGTTTGTCCTCAATCTCATTAATTTTATCTTTGCTTACCACTGT from Nitrospirota bacterium harbors:
- a CDS encoding HAMP domain-containing protein, producing MLGIFKKKSSIRRKIVASYIVILAMLFLISIFAFVEIGFMEKKIVSLETVSEFVDTTLEIRRFEKNYFLYGKSADREENVKYTFKALDLLNSNKEIFETVVSKDKINEIEDKLRQYNKLSENFYSLFIADTKFPERDALENKIRTLGKNIMTAAGNISIIEKTNHKRTLAKARVFIAALIIAITLMLAAIGHIISKMVVKPLKQLEDSMKIISEGGLTKLYVNSNDGEILSLIDTFNKMLQDIELKHQHLIHSEKLASLGTLLSGVAHELNNPLSNISTSCQILSEEIEETDLDYKKQLICQIDEQTVRARNIVRSLLDFSRDKDFSQDPIPLKELVEEVIVFIRNRLLNKISVVIDIAEDITVLADKQKLQQVFLNLISNAADAINEQGQISISAKSNALNPVAVLPLMGLDEGECIKTGRKKCIYGGESVDIEIKDTGQGISEEVLHKIFDPFFTTKDVGKGAGLGLYIVHEIVGDHGGCISVKSTAGEGTTFKIRIPSKGNLIKTQGC